The DNA sequence GGAAAACCGGCCCCGAGACGGCGGATCGCCCAAAGGCCGACCAGATAGCGTAGGATCGAGCCGACGGCGCCGCCCGCGCCGACGAGAAGGAGGTGGGTCATCACACGTTCCCGGTTGAGTATGGTTAGTCCAGCCGTTCGGCATGCCACTTCAGATGATCGTCCATGAAGGTGGAGATGAAGTAATAGGAGTGGTCGTAGCGCTCGTGCATGCGAAGCGTCAGATCGATCCCGGTGCCCTTGACCGCATCCTCGAATAGCCACGGGCGCAGGCCGTTTTCGAGAAAACTGTCCGCCTTGCCCTGGTCGATCAGGAATTCGGGGAAGCGCGCTCCGTCCTTGACGAGGGCGCAGGCATCGTATTGCCGCCAGGCGGCGCGGTCGGTTCCAAGGTACTTCTCAAAGGCGCCGATCGACCAATCGGCTGTCGAGGGCTCGACGATCGGGGCGAAGGCCGAGCAGCTCTTGAAGCGGTCCGGGTTCTTGAGCGCAATCGTCATCGCGCCGTGACCGCCCATCGAGTGACCGAAGATTCCCTGGCGGCTCATGTCCATGCGAAAGTGCTGGCTGACGAAGGCGGGCAGTTCCTCGCTGATGTAGCTGTACATCTGATAGTGCTCGGCCCAAGGCGTTTCGGTGGCGTCGACATAGAACCCGGCGCCTTTGCCCATCTGCCAGTTGGTCAGTTCGTCCGGGACGTCGGCGCCGCGCGGGCTCGTATCCGGGCAAACGATGATAAGCCCGAGCTCGGCGGCCATCCGCCGATACTCGCCTTTCTCCATGACGTTTGCATGCGTGCAGGTGAGGCCGGACAGGTACCAGAGCACCGGCCGTGGTTCCTTGATCGCCTGCGGCGGCACGAAGACGGCAAAGGTCATCTCGCCCTTGCAGGCCTCGGACTCGTGCGAAAAGACGCCCTGCATGCCGCCGAA is a window from the Ensifer adhaerens genome containing:
- the fghA gene encoding S-formylglutathione hydrolase; translated protein: MKVLSQNTAFGGMQGVFSHESEACKGEMTFAVFVPPQAIKEPRPVLWYLSGLTCTHANVMEKGEYRRMAAELGLIIVCPDTSPRGADVPDELTNWQMGKGAGFYVDATETPWAEHYQMYSYISEELPAFVSQHFRMDMSRQGIFGHSMGGHGAMTIALKNPDRFKSCSAFAPIVEPSTADWSIGAFEKYLGTDRAAWRQYDACALVKDGARFPEFLIDQGKADSFLENGLRPWLFEDAVKGTGIDLTLRMHERYDHSYYFISTFMDDHLKWHAERLD